Proteins found in one Chlamydia sp. 04-14 genomic segment:
- the accB gene encoding acetyl-CoA carboxylase biotin carboxyl carrier protein, whose translation MDLKQIEKLMIAMGRNSMKRFVIKREGLELELERDTGDKPNQEPVFYDSRLFAGFSQERPIPTDPNKMVAKDVASEKAEAESQQAPGDFISSPLVGTFYSSPSPDSPSFVKPGDIVSEDTIVCIVEAMKVMNEVKAGMSGRVVEVLITNGDAVQFGSKLFRIVKAE comes from the coding sequence ATGGATTTAAAGCAAATAGAAAAGCTCATGATTGCTATGGGACGAAATAGCATGAAGCGTTTTGTGATAAAACGTGAGGGGCTAGAGCTTGAACTGGAAAGAGACACAGGAGATAAACCCAATCAAGAACCTGTATTTTACGATAGTAGGTTGTTTGCCGGTTTCTCTCAAGAACGTCCTATTCCCACCGATCCTAATAAAATGGTTGCGAAGGATGTCGCTTCAGAAAAAGCAGAAGCAGAATCGCAACAGGCTCCAGGAGATTTTATTAGTTCTCCTCTAGTAGGAACATTTTATAGTTCTCCTTCTCCCGATTCTCCATCTTTCGTTAAACCTGGGGATATCGTTTCAGAAGATACAATTGTTTGTATCGTAGAAGCCATGAAAGTTATGAATGAAGTTAAGGCCGGGATGTCTGGTCGTGTTGTAGAAGTCTTAATCACCAACGGTGATGCAGTACAATTTGGGTCTAAGTTATTTCGTATAGTTAAAGCTGAATAA
- a CDS encoding elongation factor P, translated as MVLSSQLSVGMFISTKDGLYKVVAVSKVTGNKGESFIKASLKAADSEVIVERNFKIGQEIKEAQFESRNLEYLYIEDENFLFLDLGNYEKIYISKEIMKDNFLFLKAGVTVSAMVYDDVVFSIELPHFLELMVSKTDFPGDSLLITGGTKKALLETGVEITVPPFVEIGDIIKIDTRTCEYIQRV; from the coding sequence ATGGTATTAAGTAGCCAACTCTCAGTGGGGATGTTTATTTCCACAAAAGATGGTCTTTATAAAGTCGTAGCGGTTTCTAAAGTAACAGGGAATAAAGGGGAGTCCTTTATCAAGGCCTCGTTAAAAGCTGCTGATTCCGAAGTCATTGTTGAAAGAAATTTTAAAATTGGCCAAGAAATAAAAGAAGCCCAGTTTGAATCTAGAAATCTTGAATATCTCTATATTGAGGACGAAAACTTTCTTTTCTTAGATTTGGGGAATTACGAAAAAATTTACATTTCTAAAGAGATCATGAAGGATAATTTTTTATTCTTGAAAGCAGGTGTAACTGTTTCAGCTATGGTTTATGATGATGTTGTTTTTTCTATAGAATTACCACACTTTTTAGAGTTGATGGTGTCTAAAACAGATTTCCCTGGGGACTCGCTTTTAATTACCGGCGGTACAAAAAAAGCTTTATTAGAAACAGGTGTCGAAATTACAGTACCTCCTTTCGTGGAGATTGGGGATATTATAAAAATTGACACGCGTACGTGTGAATATATTCAACGCGTCTAA